The window ttaGCATTATCATCCACTACAAGGGACACGAAGGATACCGGCCAAAAATTATCGGCCGTTAATCCAACTACCGCAGATATCAGAGATAACATCAATTGACATCCATGTGCCACAACATCTGATTGATTAGCGGCTACTGCATGAAGAACCGCTGATAatctattttttatcttataaccAACAATTCCCCCACAGCTACAAAAACCCATGAATTCAAATGGTAGTGCATAAAACCCTGACGTCGCTGCTCCACCGTGCGCCACTGTTGCCCATCGTTGCAGCATATTAAAAATCGCTGGAAAAACACTTCAAATAGCGGCAGTTATTCATCCGCTGCTAAACAGAGAGTTAATGATAATAGTCCTATATAGCGGCGGTTTTAATTAAGCCACCTCCAAATTATCTGCCATAAAATAGTGAAACAGCGGCGGTTATAGAAACGGTTGCTGGAAATCGCCACTAAAACAATTGCCCGCACCACTATCCAGGATGGTTTACTTAACCGTCAGAATTGGTTTTTGCAGCAGTTTAAAATCGCTGCTAATCATGCCAAAAACCGCCGCAATTCTCTACCTCTCTTGTAGTGATCCACACAACTAAAGAGATCAATATCATTCTACTTTTTGTAGCACTTGAAAGATCTGCCAATAATTTCTACTACTTCTATCGTTTTGTTCTAAAATATTAGATCGCTCCTTTTCAATTAAATATTTCAAATGATAAAAAAGAATCCAATCAAGTGAATCAACCACTAAATACACATACTTGTTTAATTGAATAAtggctaaatttaatttattcaaagTATCATTTTCCAAGAACCAATTTTTGGTTTATGAAAAAACACTATGCATTGTTATTTCAAATAGCATATTGTTGAAActcaatttttgttttattttattaatgaatttttttttttatcaaaaaccaCTAAATCTATCACTAAATATAACAAACccgaaaattaaatataaataataacaattttTATTTCTATCTCCAACtgcttcaaatttaaaattatttgaaactTTATCCAACCACTAAATAAAACAAGTCAAATGAAATCTAATCctattaaatttgattatttactAAGTTAAAAGTAATTGGTTCAGATAGAATATGAAAAATCCATGTTTTACTAAGCATAAACGAAAGgccatattttttagataaagaaACACAAAGcaacatattttttataaagAGAAGAACTTTGAATTACTTAAATTATCAGATAAATAACTCATATATGATAGGAATTGTAATATTTAAAtcataactaataaaataaaatgcgtAACGGATTAAGcttaagaataaattattatttgtatcaCAAATGTTTATAATGCTAATAAATTTATcaacgaaaaaaaaattaatattatatctaTGAAAAATTGATCGATAAttgaattaaataatacatatacttatttataaatatatatgattgatttagtaataatttttttgtgcgtATAGGGATATATGATTGAACTTTCTAATTGATGAATTATCTTACTTAACATATAAttgtgaaaagaaaaacaaaaacacgAAAGACCTCAAAATCTCTTTATGAGAGTGTTGAAAAAATAGGAACTAGGGGTGAGTATGGGTAGCGGATATTCGATATTTCAATTATTCGTCTAAATTCGAAGCGAACCAATTAAGTTGATGTTGGAACTAATGGATAATCAAATCCGATTTGAACTAAACTTATGTCTTTCTCTAGTAATTAATTCGGATAATGATTTTGGATGTGCGAAATCCAAATCAACCCGTGAatccgatcatatattaattaagtaaaaaataaaaaattaaaatatatatatatatatatatatatatgcctctTAATGATTTTGAGTTTCTCACCCAGTAACTCTAACACTAGTAGCGGTTTTCTCACCCTAAGTAAACCCTAGTAGAACTTTCTCAAACCTCACCTTACCTGTAAGTGATTCTGTTGTTGGAAGTACTTCTCCAAGTGCAACCACTCCCATTGTATTTAATGTGTAGCGGATATTCGATATTTCAATTATTCGTCTAAATTCGAAGCGAACCAATTAAGTTGATGTTGGAACTAATGGATAATCAAATCCGATTTGAACTAAACTTATGTCTTTCTCTAGTAATTAATTCGGATAATGATTTTGGATGTGCGAAATCCAAATCAACCCGTGAatccgatcatatattaattaagtaaaaaataaaaatttaatatatatatatatatatatatatatatatatatatatatatatatatatatatatatatatgcctctTAATGATTTTGAGTTTCTCACCCAGTAACTCTAACACTAGTAGCGGTTTTCTCACCCTAAGTAAACCCTAGTAGAACTTTCTCAAACCTCACCTTACCTGTAAGTGATTCTGTTGTTGGAAGTACTTCTCCAAGTGCAACCACTCCCATTGTATTTAATGTGTTTAggttttaatgtatttggtatttaatatgtttggattatttctattgattttacatgtttattgtacttgaaaatttttaagataaaaattttgtttttttatttttttttatgaatttttgtttGATCGGGTATCCAATTACACGAATCGAATCAATCCATTCTTAATCGATTTGGTTCGATTCGGATACATATACAACAAAACGTAAATTCGAATCAAATTGAACTAATTATAATTCAATtggttcgattctaattttaccataaatCCAAACCAACTCGACTCGTACTCAACCTTAGTAGGAACGTGATGATGATTGATGACGATAGACAATACAAAGAATTTTATGGCTAAAGTTACTAATATTTTCAATAAGATATTATTGAGAAGTCCATTTAGCGATTAATAAATATGAACATAGTACTTTAATTGATGGTTTATATAGTTTTAATcttaatattaattttgttaaatctcTATAACAAAATACTGATAGTATGTAATAATATAGTGTACTTGTTGaaaattatactttaattttttgtAGCATAAAAGATTAAGTCATAATGTTCAAAGAAAAGATCGAAAGATCATATATGTTaaggttaataaaaaataaaattatatctaaattggatttttttttaattgaacttAAAGACAAACAAAAGAAACCATTTTAAATAATCTAACCACAAGAAGCAGTTAATTACTTGAGTTGATAACACACTGATATAGTCCTTCTGATGATGAAAACTAGACAAACTTAAGAAGTAAATCACGAGTTGACTAAAGGTTTATATGAATCCTACATAATGCAATGCTGAGATTGGGTTTATAGAAAGCATTTATTTTGTTGACACAAGTGGGCGCTAACTGTTAAGAGCACAATTCTCTAGACCAAATCGCACCTTATTTGCTGTAAGAGAATGAGGAAGCCACCACAAGGATTTACTCCCCAACATATCAAGTGTCAATTACTTTTTCAAGAGAGGTGTTCATCTCGATTTGCCTCCTCAGAATGTTTTTGAAAGGATGGAAGTAACTGAAAGCACCACAGGAAGAGTCAGAGAATGGTTCTGTTTGAACATTTTCTCAAGCTAGATCAAAAACAACTTAGGTGCCTACCAACAAGCTGacttcaaatttatttttgagtAAACACCAAATTCGGTCATCGTCCATTTTCACGAAAGACAAAGCCATTCCtataaaaaaagatacaaaaccaatttttattattatttaaatagttttttaaatAGAGGGATCatattgtcccaaaataaaaaggttgaggtTTGAAGCATCCCTTTTTTTTTGGATAAGAATCGCTTTATTCTTCGTAAAAATGGACAAGGACCGGATTGAATATTTACTCAAAAATAAACTTGAAGTCAGTTTGTTGGTAGGCACCTAAGATGTTTTTGATCTGGCTTGAGAAAATGTTCAAATAGAACCATTCTCTGACTCTCCTTGTCGTGCTTTCAGTTACTTCCATCCTTTCAAAAACATTCTGAGGAGGCAAATTGAGATGAGCACCTCCCTTGAAAAAGTAATTGACACTTGGTATGTTGGGAGTAAATCCTTGTGGTGGCTTCCTCATTCTCTTATAGCAAATGCTGCTGTCATCACGGATAATCTTACTGAACTCCCCAGCTGCAGTAATTAAAATGCTGTCTAGTTTACCCACAAGTTCTTCATGGACAGCGTTCAGAAAATATGAACCGGGAAAGCCAGTGTCAAGAAGTAACGGCTGATTTCCAAACTTGGTCCGATCAATCCGAAGCCTCTGGCTGTTTACCCCGAGGTCTTCCAACTCCACATAATAGTAATATTTGTTTGACCCAAGCATGAGAAGATCCAGCGTCTGGAAGTATGTTGGCGGCGGCCTCACTTCTGAGCCAAACCTCAGGTAGGTTTGGGGAGGGTTTTCGTTTTTCACATAGGGAGCCAGGCAATAAGAAAACCTCTCATATTGATATTGCCTGAGAAAAGAACGAAACCCACGGCTCATGCCAAAAACCCCTGTTACTTCATAATCATGACTGGCGCTTGGGTTATAGTTCTTATAACCACACCCAAAGCCAATATTGTTCACCCGCGCAGTACCCGTTGGTGAGGGGAATGTGAACGTATCAGCGGCAAGCACGCCTGAGCTGTTGAGGCCATATTCAAAGTTCTGGATCGAATATGTGCAACGGCCTCTTTCCTCGTCGTAGTCTCCCGGAAGGCAGAAGGGGTGGCTTTTAGGCACAGGTCGGTAGCTTCCTGACTTGCTATTTGGATATGGTTCACCTCTTTGGCTATAGCACCTGTGGTTTTCATCTTCAATGTTACACTCCTCACACTGGATCCATGTTAGGTCGGTTCCAGTGTCCAGCCTCAAAAGGTAAGATTTGTAAGGGGCAGTACCATCGTCCCCGGTGCCAATACCAACGCTAATTAACATGCCGCCTTGTTTGGAAGGGGAAATGAGGGGATTTACTATGCCTAAGGAGGAATGATGGGTCTTTTTGTAAAATGGAGATTTTGGGGAATGGGGCGGGATGAGCTCGAGGGACAAGCCATCActtggtgatggtggtggtggaggaaggCTGTGGCGTGGGAGGGGTGATAACTTTGACGACAACGCTATAAGGAAGAAAGTCAAGATCATCATCTTCACTAACGGTGCCATGATAAATTATGTGTATTGTTCTGCGTTTATAATAACCACACTACTGTcactacacatatatatatatatgtagaagAGAGTGAAAACTTGTGTGAGACAGAGAAAATATTCTGTTTCTATTCGTTAGTTTTACTTACAATGATGACTTTACCTCTAAGCTCTAATCTTTTTTACTATTAATGGTAGTGAGGATGGAAATTCAGAAATTGATGTGACATACAACCAATTTTTTACTAATTCTTGAATACTATTATTGCAAAATTAATCAGAAAACAATAATGCAGATATTTAAATTAACATGgattaaaaaatattgtaaatatAAAGTATGATGACATGACATTTCCAATCaccaaatactaaaattaaaacaaGCTAAGATAACTTTTTATTAGCTATTTAGGCATCTTAATCTTGGAATTATTTAATGTCTAACATCGAAAATTTATTATCAATTTCTTACCTCCACTGTATAAGTGTATAGTCAAGGAAATGTATGTAAGATGCTAATTAAAGCTTAGATTAGTCATACAACaattaataaaagtttttattattaattataaataggTTTGATGATGTATGTGGATATCAAATTAGGCTTTTCATCCAATTCCATTCCATTTTTCTCTCCACTATTCTGACTTTGTTACTCATTAAATTCATAGAATAACAGTGGTAAAAATAAAAGCTACAGTGGCCAAAGTCCAACATCTAATGTGTCATATTAAATATGATTCTTGTGGTTCTTATCTAGCAAGAATATTTTTACTTGTGAGGCAGAGAAATAGTGTGTTTTCTACGCCCCTATTTTAGATGGTAGGGTTGGAACCATGGCCTTGATGCGTTGATCCAAGTCTAGCTAGCTTACAGTTTACCTAAACTTTTGAGTAAAAAAAACGAGCTTGtacaaaaagcttgaccaaaaacagaaaagcttGTAAAACGGCAACACCAaatgtttagtaatttttatttaatatcatctctgttttatacttttatttttgaaatgaaGCTTGTTCGGAATATTTACGTTCATTATTTATTAATTGAATGTCAAGTTTGAGTAAAACTAAGCACgggattattttaatttcataaacCTTTATATTGGGAGCGAGGCTTAAAAATTCGATTAACTTATATTATGTTCCTTTatccttttccttttcctttttgtttttctctaaCAAGAAAATGCAATAAATTATGTCACGTATATTCTAAAAGGAATCACAAAGCAAATAAATATTAAGAAGTTCCTACAATTGTGGAAAAAAAAGGAATGCGGACTGatgttatttaaatatttaaaaatatgtgtTTAATTATAGGGGATTGCGGGTTTTGGGATGGAGCTGAGTGgatatggaacttccaatggaggcgagagctattccaatgggagttggatctAGTAAACCAGTTGCATGATGCATTAAGACTGGTAAAACTGGCTCATGGTAGTGAGGATCGAGTTGTATGGAAATTTGATAAACAAGGGATATTTTCTACTAAATCTTTTATGCAGGTAATCCAGGAGGACAACCTTCCAGAGGATATAACAAGTTACAACTTTACAAGGACAATTTGGAAAGGTTTAATTCCACCAAGGGTGGAACTGTTTGTCTGGTTTGTATTGATTGGTAGGATAAATACGAAGGAGAGGCTGAGTCGGCTGGGAGTTATCCATCAGGAAGATATTATATGTGTGTTTTGTAATAAGAGTATTGAGTATGTGCACCACTTGTTCTTTGGCTGTGATTTTTCTTGTCAGGTTTGGTATGCTTGGTTAGCATTTGTTGGAAGGCAATGGTCATGCCCAGTAACGCTAAAAGAACATTTTATAACTTGGACAGAGATGTCAGCTAGCAAGGAGGAGCATAAGAGGTGGTTGATGGGATTTTGTGCGATTATCTAGAACATCTGGctagaaaggaatagaagaattttttaaaacaaaggaAAAGGAGTTGTTGAGGTCATCCATATGTCTGTTATGAACTATAAGGAGTGGTTAGGTGGAGACcctttttgttgttgatgacaatgccggagatgacaatGAGATAAACAGTAATTTTACTTGGAGTTGAATAGCGTagattatgtttttttttgtttgtctacTAGTGTTTACTCCACTTGATGTGTTGaactttttttctttcaaaaaaaaattataggcaCACAAGTAACATCACGGTATCATATCAGGTTGCCTATTGATTCAATCATGAATGCTTATCAATTACAAGTGCTCTAATTAAGGCTATTTTTTTTTAGTAATGAAACAAATTGCGTGTAATTCagtattatggttaaatagtgtgttttttttatatgaattttattttattttattattttaaataataaattggaCCCTTAGATTTTGATATTGTACAAATTGAATGATCCAGATTTgtgatgaaataaaaaaaattttagtgtaaAACAAATTAGAGGGTCCTATTTACATGTTTGAAAAATTGTTCagtgttaaaatataaatctaatcctcaaatttgtatatttaaaaaatttaaaataaaaaataacaaatttaaaaaatttgacttttagatttataaatttaaaaaaataaaataaaaatcacaaatttAATTCTCATATTTGTGATAtccatacaaaataaaaatacaccaaatttttatattattaaaaaatactattacactacaacacaaaaaaataaaaaacgtttAATTAATGGTGAGGACAAAAGTTCAGAAACTGATCATGCGACATTTAACCGTTTTTTGCTAATTATGAATACTGCTATTGCAAACTTTATGCCAAATTATAAGTTTAATTGTCAAGTATGATAACATTTTCAATCACAAAACACGCTAAAGTTAAAACAAGGCAACCTTCGCTCTTGAGTCTTACCTATTTAGACATCCTGATATTCGAATTACTTAATGTGGGATATTCAAATTATGCCAATTAAAGCTTGGATTGATCatacaacaataaaaataaaaaatcattgttAGCTCATTTGCTTATATAGTTATATTGAATTCCCTCTGGGACCACCGTCTATCACTCATTCACTATTCATGACCCACaataaaatagtaattataatacttatatttaaaattttattaaagaaaaatatttaaaaaataaatattttttattgacattAGCTAACTTTAGattaatagtttatttttatttttatactattaaaatttagaatttatttcACTAGTGATAACCTTAAGAaatatcataaaaacatgatGACTTATACTAGCAaaacttgtttttatttttgttaatcatatcatataaataaataaaaaaatcactaaTTAGTTGCATATTTACGCTTATAATCAAACTTTATAAGTGATATA is drawn from Arachis hypogaea cultivar Tifrunner chromosome 12, arahy.Tifrunner.gnm2.J5K5, whole genome shotgun sequence and contains these coding sequences:
- the LOC112730635 gene encoding aspartic proteinase nepenthesin-2-like, giving the protein MAPLVKMMILTFFLIALSSKLSPLPRHSLPPPPPSPSDGLSLELIPPHSPKSPFYKKTHHSSLGIVNPLISPSKQGGMLISVGIGTGDDGTAPYKSYLLRLDTGTDLTWIQCEECNIEDENHRCYSQRGEPYPNSKSGSYRPVPKSHPFCLPGDYDEERGRCTYSIQNFEYGLNSSGVLAADTFTFPSPTGTARVNNIGFGCGYKNYNPSASHDYEVTGVFGMSRGFRSFLRQYQYERFSYCLAPYVKNENPPQTYLRFGSEVRPPPTYFQTLDLLMLGSNKYYYYVELEDLGVNSQRLRIDRTKFGNQPLLLDTGFPGSYFLNAVHEELVGKLDSILITAAGEFSKIIRDDSSICYKRMRKPPQGFTPNIPSVNYFFKGGAHLNLPPQNVFERMEVTESTTRRVREWFYLNIFSSQIKNILGAYQQTDFKFIFE